A genomic segment from Lignipirellula cremea encodes:
- a CDS encoding TlpA family protein disulfide reductase, which produces MSKSMRFLTLSGAAALLIGFSGCPDSGKVADTDKPGTTAQTDDKTPAAGDTTTEPAKKPPVDDGAPPTMPPAVPGSALSAVKVPANATPDELLTLLIQLGQQKFNRAMPGPFQDAQHGRVKAADQLLAAPTATVQQRDAAINSKYEALRMLQGTTGDMSFLKETETFLTSLKNDKEEHVRDYATRMLFLLQVERLQVEGKTAIDGTMAELDRLIAMPDRNERTFQDAQTIVPALLQLEEEEQALEAMRRIGQAFLDYPDEQVVFAANELLARYNIARMGYEDKYTAVMQNDTPENRAEVIETLKKAMAESPSASAFQFSKQAAEFFERRGNYADAVKVYEALHQTYSNHEIPEFAEEAKITVDYASKRIQLIGQPFQVVGTTPDGTPLDWNAYKGKVVLIDFWATWCGPCLEELPQVKKVYEAYHDKGLEIVSINTDKKMDDVQRFFRSNEMPWKTVLSEIGVPEGESTLMDRCGVSTIPFMFVVNREGVVVDIHTRGDRLLEVLAEQLGPVEGLGEPAPAPAPAPGGAASPQSSYEPSLEMETFFVSAPADDSEEAADLPDVNPYAASPRLTTAELVEYLFRMEDKPQIVQTRDGFSDAVIEASDRILADKEAKSAHRRLATLTKFRLLQEAAAFGDKKADDKLAKFVEANADNTDKQIATEVEFLQLERRALNASDIPLPEVEELLAELHEYFTSHNLGEKHLRLASTTIKLVNRFDDPNNLELSRQYGEQREKYFAAFGAAFAKSEFKQLASYGKKLSKPADGAPSELVGKPLELTGATALGAEFDWAAYRGKVVVVDFWASWCGPCRAEMPHLKKLYEDLQDRGFDVVGVNLDKDAEAMATFIAEQKLNWTNIAGEGTKELANKYGVRGIPTLMLIDADGNVVSVAHKSADFAAKIEELLPKAAG; this is translated from the coding sequence CCCGCCAACGCCACGCCTGACGAATTGCTGACCCTGCTCATCCAGCTGGGTCAGCAGAAATTCAATCGCGCCATGCCCGGTCCTTTCCAGGACGCGCAGCACGGCCGCGTGAAAGCGGCCGACCAGTTGCTGGCCGCGCCGACCGCTACCGTGCAACAGCGCGACGCCGCCATCAACTCCAAATACGAAGCGCTGCGGATGCTGCAGGGCACCACCGGCGACATGTCGTTCCTGAAGGAAACGGAGACCTTCCTCACGTCGCTCAAGAACGACAAGGAAGAACATGTCCGCGACTACGCCACGCGCATGCTCTTTCTGCTGCAGGTGGAACGCCTGCAGGTGGAAGGAAAAACGGCCATCGATGGCACGATGGCCGAGCTGGATCGCCTGATCGCCATGCCTGACAGGAATGAGCGCACCTTCCAGGACGCCCAAACGATTGTGCCCGCCCTGCTGCAGCTGGAAGAAGAAGAACAAGCCCTCGAAGCGATGCGCCGCATTGGGCAGGCCTTCCTGGACTATCCCGACGAGCAAGTCGTCTTCGCCGCCAACGAGCTCCTCGCCCGGTACAACATCGCCCGGATGGGTTACGAAGACAAATACACCGCCGTGATGCAGAACGATACGCCCGAAAACCGGGCCGAAGTGATCGAGACGCTGAAGAAAGCGATGGCGGAAAGCCCCAGCGCCTCGGCTTTCCAGTTTTCCAAGCAGGCTGCCGAATTCTTTGAACGCCGCGGCAACTACGCCGACGCGGTGAAAGTTTACGAAGCCCTGCATCAAACCTACAGCAACCACGAGATTCCGGAATTCGCCGAAGAGGCGAAAATTACCGTCGATTACGCCAGCAAACGCATCCAGTTAATTGGCCAGCCGTTCCAGGTCGTAGGAACGACGCCCGACGGAACCCCGCTGGACTGGAACGCCTACAAGGGAAAAGTGGTGCTGATCGATTTCTGGGCCACCTGGTGCGGTCCTTGCCTGGAGGAATTACCCCAGGTCAAGAAAGTCTATGAAGCCTACCACGACAAAGGTCTCGAAATCGTCAGCATCAACACGGACAAGAAAATGGACGATGTCCAGCGTTTCTTCCGTAGCAATGAGATGCCCTGGAAAACGGTCCTGTCGGAAATCGGCGTGCCCGAAGGGGAATCGACGCTGATGGATCGCTGCGGCGTGTCGACCATCCCGTTCATGTTTGTCGTGAACCGGGAAGGGGTCGTCGTCGACATCCATACCCGCGGCGATCGCCTGCTGGAAGTGCTGGCCGAGCAGCTCGGTCCCGTCGAAGGCCTGGGCGAACCCGCTCCGGCCCCGGCTCCCGCCCCCGGCGGCGCCGCCAGCCCGCAGTCTTCTTACGAGCCGTCCCTGGAAATGGAAACCTTCTTCGTCTCGGCGCCTGCCGACGATTCCGAAGAGGCGGCCGACCTGCCCGATGTGAATCCGTACGCCGCCTCGCCCCGCCTGACGACCGCGGAACTGGTGGAATACCTTTTTCGCATGGAAGACAAGCCGCAGATTGTGCAGACCCGCGACGGGTTTTCCGACGCGGTGATTGAAGCGTCGGACCGGATCCTGGCCGACAAAGAAGCCAAGTCCGCACATCGACGCCTGGCCACGCTCACTAAATTTCGCCTGCTCCAGGAAGCTGCCGCCTTTGGCGACAAAAAGGCCGACGACAAACTGGCGAAGTTTGTCGAAGCGAACGCCGACAACACCGACAAGCAGATCGCGACCGAAGTGGAATTCCTGCAGCTGGAGCGACGCGCGCTGAACGCCAGCGACATCCCGCTGCCCGAGGTGGAAGAACTACTGGCAGAACTGCACGAATACTTCACCTCGCATAACCTGGGCGAGAAGCATCTGCGACTGGCCTCCACGACCATCAAGCTCGTCAATCGGTTCGATGACCCGAACAACCTGGAACTGTCCCGCCAGTACGGCGAGCAGCGAGAGAAGTACTTTGCCGCGTTCGGCGCCGCGTTCGCCAAAAGCGAATTCAAGCAGCTGGCCAGCTACGGGAAAAAGCTCTCCAAACCGGCCGACGGCGCACCGTCGGAACTGGTCGGCAAGCCGCTGGAACTGACCGGAGCCACAGCCCTGGGAGCCGAGTTCGACTGGGCCGCCTACCGTGGCAAGGTCGTGGTCGTCGATTTCTGGGCTTCCTGGTGCGGCCCCTGCCGCGCCGAGATGCCGCACCTCAAGAAACTCTACGAAGACCTGCAGGATCGCGGCTTTGATGTCGTTGGCGTGAATCTGGACAAAGACGCCGAAGCGATGGCGACCTTCATCGCCGAACAGAAGCTCAACTGGACGAACATCGCCGGCGAAGGCACCAAAGAACTGGCCAACAAATACGGCGTCCGCGGGATTCCGACCCTGATGCTGATCGACGCTGACGGCAACGTGGTGTCGGTCGCCCACAAGTCGGCCGACTTTGCCGCCAAGATCGAAGAGCTGCTCCCCAAAGCAGCCGGTTAG